The following DNA comes from Epinephelus lanceolatus isolate andai-2023 chromosome 1, ASM4190304v1, whole genome shotgun sequence.
ttagTAAAACTAACTGCCATTTTGAGCGTCCCAGCTGCGGTGAATGGTGAcgatttgcattttattttaaatatataacgcCACACATTCCCATTCATACGGTGATTTTATCAGCTCCGTTAACAGTAGCAGTGCTCGTTAACAGGCAAATATCTGTAACAGTCACTGGTGATGTGAGGCACATTAAAGCACCACTCGTAATTTAACAGATCGTCTGATTAATGTCCATAAAAGTTACGTCCTCTGTTGCTTTATCACTATATGCTAGCTAGCACTCGGTTAGCTGTGTTGTTTACACAAGTTAGCACACTGTTTTATCGACTTTGAAATAACTCACGTCTTCATCACGTCTTTTCTGAGTTAAATACTTAAATCTTTTCTTACCTCTATTTTAAAGGGGGATAAGAAGCGCGGGTTGTCGTAGCTGTCCTCAATGTCAGCACCCCGTCATGTGAAGTTAGCACGCAAGCTAACTAACCTTCGTTTTCGTAAGGTACGGCAAACCAGGAGGGACTATCTTCTTCTTTCGACAAAACTGCGTGCAAAGTCCCACAGCGCCACCTACTGACCCGGAGTACATACAatgcattaaaatatgtttaccAAGtctattttatattcaaaaaataataataattaaaaaagacactacaaaaacttttttttttcaagtgacATCATACCGTGTATCACAGAGGGTTAAATCTACGCACCACAAACTAACCAGGAACATTATGTTCAGTTACGGCAGCCATTGTTTTCCACCCGGATATATTTTGGAGGCGCACACATTACAATGGCAACATGTTCGTTGAGTAGCGGTGATAAAGATGAAATAAATGACCCAGGAGCCGCTCCTTATGGAAACTTTATAAACTATTACACCTTCAATCCTCCAGAGAACCGTCTGAGCCTGATCCCAGCCACGTTGCTCCAGGATCTGGGCTACAGAGACCAGAACACACTGATCCTGGACGTGGGCTGTAACTCAGGGGTAAGTGACTGTGGGACATTAACAGTGCTTTTCTAAATAATTTATCTTTATAAGTTTAGAATGGGACTTTCTCTATATTTAACTTAACTTTCCCTTTAAGTGGATAGGACTCTGTCACATGTTTCAACACAGTTTATCTCAGTCTGAGCTTTCATGATCAAAACTCTcttgagggactgttctttatttatcagaggggAGGGCGGCTTTGGTGTGacttcatgttttttattttttgacccTGCCTAAAGCCACAACTATTTTtctttgagcctccctgagtggcTGGCAGAAAACACGTGAcactccctccaccataaataagatttttatatttatttatttattttctgataatcaaagtacacaactaaacaaaatatataatattggtttagtcgtttttagaaatttttatgtggaaaaactacatattatacctttaaaaacTTGAAGACAAAATCCTGGACTTGTCGTGCATGCTGGTTACTTGGTGCAAACGGCTTAATTTTGtccaaatttttttttccaaaattttTTCTTTGTGGGTTCtttgcacatgatgtgtccaaggactgtTAAAAATTTTAACATCCCAcaataatttgtgtttttacagtttccgGCTACAAAAATAATGGTTTCATTTTGGcaattttttaagaaaacatgcaGGTTTGGAGGGCATGTTTTCTTACAAAAATATGCggtaaaatgaatacaaaatacACCCAGTTAAACTTATATGCCCCTCCCCTaaaccaaaattaaaaacatatgtCCCCCTGAAACTGAAATGAGCAACTCAAATATTCTTAAACTCTTTCCagattatcaatcaatcaatcaaaagcccaatatcacaaatcacagtttgcctcacagggctttacagcatacgacatccctctgtccttaggaccctcacagcagattaGGAAatctcccccccaaaaaaaaccctttaatggggaaaaaataaataaataataataataattaaagattAATTCAAATTATTCTAAAAATATTAGTAGTTGTTATTTTTGAGTAAAAACAGAATACTTTACAAGTGCCATTGTTAAATGTATCAATTAGAGTTGGAAAATAgttattacatttattcatgttaACAGTGGTGTTACTGAGCACATTTACGGAAGTATAGTTTTTAGGTATTTCtgcttgagtatttccattttatgcttctTTACACTCCCACTCCTCCACAAATCCGAGTGGAATATTCTAAtttttactccactgcatttCATATGGGGATTTAGTGTGACATATTTGGCATCTTTGAGATACATCTTAAATTTCTGAATAGAATTTGAAATAGAGTAAATACCTGTCCACATATCAGATCCCTTTTTGTAGTTACAGCTGtcctctcttttcttcctccccCTGTGAATGTCAGGAACTGAGTGTAGCCTTTTACAAGCACCTGCTGCAGGAGCCTGTGAGCCAGCAGGAGTCAGCTGACAGCAGAGTAAATCTGCTGGGCTTCGACTTGGACGAGATCCTCATTCAGCGGGCTCAGCAGAACAACCCTCTGCCCGACAGCATCTCCTTCATCCCTCTGGACATCACTAAAGACACCGACCAGCTGCAGGATTACCTCAAACAGCACGGCTGCTCCCACTTCCACCTGAGTCTGTGCCTGGCCGTCACCATGTGGGTCCACCTGAACCACGGAGACGCtggcctgctgcagctgctctctcGTCTGGCTTCCATCAGCCAGCACCTCCTGCTGGAGGCACAGCCCTGGAAGTGTTACCGCTCTGCAGCCCGGCGGCTGAGGAAGCTGGGCCGCTCAGACTTTGACCACTTCAAGTCCCTGAAGATCCGTGGGGACGTAGCGGAACAGGCCAGGGAGCACCTGGAGAGACACTGTGGCATGGAGCTGGTCCAGAGCTTTGGCAGCACCACCTGGGACCGCAAGCTGCTGCTGTTCAGAAGGAGATGAGACTGAAGGGTGAGAAGAGttttcatctgctgctgctcaggaGCTGCAGGGACATGATCAGGAAGACCAAACACTGATGTGGGGTATGAGAAGAAAGTGAACTCATCAGTTGATCAACATTCATTAGCTAACAGTTATGTAAGTTATATTGTTTGTCactttttaagcaaaaatgcaaaaaaaaaaaaaaaattggttcaagcttttcaaatgttaaGATTTTTGGATCTCTGTcttaaatgataataaacaaagtatcttcaggttttattttctcAGTCAAACAAAACACGCAGACTGAAGATGTCACCTCGGCCCCGGCAACATTTTGTAGATCAAACTATTGATTGGTAGATTAAGAAAACTGGCAAAAGACAATTAGGGCTGCAATTTACACTTATTTTCATTCTTGATTAATGTCCTAATTACTTATaatcattttgttaaaaaatgtcagaaaatttcGATCTGCTTCCCAAAGCCCCAAGGTGTTGTTTTAAATATCTTATTTTGTGCAATTAACAGTCAAAAAGCC
Coding sequences within:
- the bcdin3d gene encoding pre-miRNA 5'-monophosphate methyltransferase — protein: MATCSLSSGDKDEINDPGAAPYGNFINYYTFNPPENRLSLIPATLLQDLGYRDQNTLILDVGCNSGELSVAFYKHLLQEPVSQQESADSRVNLLGFDLDEILIQRAQQNNPLPDSISFIPLDITKDTDQLQDYLKQHGCSHFHLSLCLAVTMWVHLNHGDAGLLQLLSRLASISQHLLLEAQPWKCYRSAARRLRKLGRSDFDHFKSLKIRGDVAEQAREHLERHCGMELVQSFGSTTWDRKLLLFRRR